In Chondrocystis sp. NIES-4102, the following proteins share a genomic window:
- a CDS encoding DNA topoisomerase I yields MSLNLLIVESPKKAKTIQKFLPKNWVVKASYGHFRELAKDGENKLGFEIVGNRVICRYVPISSKAIASLKELKQLAKTASKVVLATDPDREGEAISFHLLEELKPKNYQRITYSEITEKAINNAIANPRQLDDNLVGSAIARSCLDKKVGYTLSPLLWSLNIGAKSTGRVQAPTLHIICTREKQIQEFKSEPYWTVWVDYAEGFRAYYHAIESTEQEIEKQRDDTEATEEQKVETTRVGTEAEAQRLLEITRSNPHKIITLKTFTQNKNPPPPFTTSSLQQAAGARLKFNPEKTMQIAQHLFEAGSITYHRTDAYYLSDDFVTAARKYLLQKDPRNLPDKPPQFKSKKNAQFAHEAIRPTDLTKPSAVLKEELDSDHFALYELIWRRAIASQCNPAQIEKTKIISQSGSALWLARGQVIQFLGYGRYWKDFGDNNNLPQMRRGEQLQLLQADSNRKMTDPPPRYSEAKLVQIMERVGIGRPSTYSSTVKTLQQRDYVKVLKGKLVATELGLAVDLFQTKTFPQLVESNFTAEMETSLDAIAQGDLEWQQYFINWSKNSFDPALEKAHSVAASESRNNVKPHYEVSSSYSKKAQISSKTRKSSPKKPKAATKAKSSPTTLLDKNCPVCHSPLAEKSYTKNGETKKMLVCSSNNGDLTHKDIVYFWTSRNQWWSPKLGELEF; encoded by the coding sequence ATGTCTTTAAACTTATTAATAGTTGAATCTCCCAAAAAAGCAAAAACTATTCAAAAATTTCTACCTAAAAATTGGGTTGTTAAAGCTAGTTATGGTCATTTTAGGGAATTGGCGAAAGATGGCGAAAACAAATTGGGTTTTGAGATAGTGGGCAATCGGGTAATTTGTCGTTATGTTCCAATTAGCAGTAAAGCGATCGCCAGTTTAAAAGAATTAAAGCAGTTAGCTAAGACAGCATCAAAAGTCGTATTAGCGACTGACCCAGATCGAGAAGGAGAAGCAATATCGTTCCATCTGCTAGAAGAGTTAAAACCAAAAAACTATCAAAGAATAACCTATAGCGAGATAACTGAAAAAGCGATTAATAATGCGATCGCTAATCCCAGACAATTAGATGATAATTTGGTAGGGTCTGCAATAGCTCGTAGTTGCCTCGATAAAAAAGTTGGATACACGCTTTCTCCACTACTTTGGTCGCTTAATATAGGAGCAAAAAGTACGGGTCGCGTTCAAGCTCCAACTTTGCATATAATTTGCACTAGGGAAAAGCAAATCCAAGAATTCAAATCTGAACCTTATTGGACTGTTTGGGTCGATTATGCTGAAGGTTTTAGAGCTTATTATCATGCGATCGAGTCTACCGAACAGGAAATTGAAAAGCAGAGAGATGACACCGAAGCAACAGAGGAACAAAAAGTAGAAACTACTAGAGTAGGAACAGAAGCAGAAGCACAAAGATTGCTAGAAATAACTCGTTCTAATCCCCATAAAATTATTACTCTAAAAACCTTTACCCAAAACAAAAATCCTCCACCACCTTTTACGACTTCGAGTTTACAGCAAGCAGCAGGAGCAAGACTCAAGTTTAATCCTGAAAAAACAATGCAAATCGCTCAACATTTGTTTGAAGCAGGATCGATTACTTATCATAGAACAGATGCTTATTATCTTTCCGACGATTTCGTGACAGCAGCCAGAAAATATCTTCTTCAAAAAGATCCTCGAAACTTACCAGATAAACCACCTCAATTTAAAAGCAAAAAAAATGCCCAATTCGCTCATGAAGCGATTCGTCCGACTGATTTGACCAAACCTTCGGCTGTACTTAAAGAAGAATTAGATTCAGATCACTTTGCTCTTTATGAACTCATCTGGCGTAGAGCGATCGCTTCTCAATGTAATCCTGCTCAAATCGAAAAAACTAAAATTATTAGCCAATCGGGTTCAGCTTTGTGGCTAGCAAGAGGTCAAGTCATCCAATTTTTGGGCTATGGTCGTTATTGGAAAGATTTTGGAGACAATAACAACCTTCCGCAAATGAGAAGAGGAGAACAACTTCAGCTTCTTCAAGCTGATAGCAATCGCAAAATGACTGATCCTCCGCCACGTTATTCAGAGGCAAAATTGGTGCAAATTATGGAGCGAGTTGGCATCGGTCGTCCCAGTACTTACAGTTCGACGGTTAAAACTTTACAACAAAGAGATTACGTTAAAGTACTCAAAGGTAAACTCGTGGCTACAGAATTAGGTTTAGCGGTCGATCTTTTTCAAACTAAAACTTTTCCTCAATTAGTAGAAAGTAATTTTACGGCAGAAATGGAAACATCCCTTGACGCGATCGCTCAGGGTGATTTAGAGTGGCAGCAATATTTTATTAATTGGAGTAAAAATAGTTTTGACCCTGCTCTAGAAAAAGCTCATTCGGTTGCAGCAAGCGAAAGCAGAAATAACGTTAAACCACATTACGAAGTTTCATCTTCATACTCCAAAAAAGCACAAATTTCTTCAAAAACCCGCAAATCTTCACCTAAAAAACCAAAAGCAGCAACGAAAGCCAAATCTTCTCCTACTACTCTGCTTGATAAAAATTGTCCCGTTTGCCATTCGCCCCTCGCAGAAAAGTCCTACACAAAAAATGGGGAAACCAAAAAAATGCTGGTTTGTTCTAGTAATAATGGCGATCTTACCCACAAAGATATTGTTTATTTTTGGACCTCAAGAAATCAGTGGTGGAGTCCAAAGCTTGGAGAGCTTGAGTTTTAA
- a CDS encoding integrase family protein: MLQITAQLLFSAKLFSSPSPPPKKPSTRNREYLRASEIKAMIRAAKKIGRHGVRDGAIILLMFRHGLRTAELVALKWTQIDFADGYIEVHRVKHGHDSIHPLRSPEIRALRQIQRDYTDTSYVFVSERQAPLSTRSIRHIVARAGKSAGIPFEVHPHQLRHACGYYLAAQGHDTRAIQDYLGHKNIHRTNLLFPPN; the protein is encoded by the coding sequence ATGCTACAAATCACAGCCCAACTTCTCTTTTCGGCAAAGTTATTTTCCTCTCCTTCCCCTCCACCGAAAAAACCATCGACAAGAAATAGAGAATACCTGCGAGCCTCAGAAATTAAAGCGATGATTCGGGCTGCCAAAAAAATAGGTCGTCACGGTGTCAGGGATGGAGCAATTATTTTACTAATGTTTCGTCACGGATTAAGAACGGCAGAATTAGTAGCACTCAAATGGACGCAAATAGATTTTGCAGATGGTTACATTGAAGTCCATCGAGTCAAACACGGTCACGATAGCATTCATCCCTTGCGTTCTCCCGAAATAAGAGCTTTACGCCAAATTCAAAGAGATTATACCGATACGAGTTATGTATTTGTTTCCGAACGCCAAGCTCCCCTCTCAACTCGTTCTATCCGCCACATTGTAGCTAGGGCAGGAAAAAGTGCGGGTATTCCCTTTGAGGTTCATCCTCATCAGCTTCGTCATGCGTGCGGTTATTATCTTGCTGCTCAAGGTCACGATACCAGAGCAATTCAGGATTATTTAGGACATAAAAACATTCACCGCACGAACCTTCTATTTCCGCCAAATTGA
- a CDS encoding AAA ATPase central domain-containing protein — translation MDSLNIIDWKVIDTNKIVAIEFFTCDRSIIFKEIAQYYNGNNIYFWNQGCTYLQQLSIDGRLHSLNEYIINCQEEALELIYSLNGFLILGGVQEVCSGKSLASKLENLHFDFELNNKILLTGHLIKIADSLNSIVPKVKLKLPNALIIRSFLERENYSSINYTDYVGLSLGEVESLAKKNACIDDILSYKTAKLAAKGLRITPEPDVKSIGGLDLLMRDLNKIKKLFLPSAMDRGLRPPKGCLLWGLPGTGKSLTAKMLSKILKVPLISCDWNELVSSTLQESLQNLDLVFQLVDSIGACIIFFDEFEKAFFGWNSEESGGVMAKMAGYLLSWMQDHTSPSIMIATINRIDMLPPELIRRFEYIWFFDLNLHNGTMWEILKIHIDYHFPGFHPLFSDEDWYRIFSHYRSCSPSELSLAVRRTHDEIFYLNLHTELTVEILIEYLIKERAKFKPAVSDRIISDALAKIRRNADYARPVQGEDRSRFASPPVQLFQKQMSQLPKDYTPAI, via the coding sequence ATGGATAGCTTAAATATTATTGACTGGAAAGTAATAGATACCAATAAAATTGTTGCTATTGAATTTTTTACCTGTGATCGCTCTATAATTTTTAAGGAAATAGCTCAATATTACAATGGTAATAATATATATTTTTGGAATCAAGGATGTACATATTTGCAGCAGTTATCAATAGATGGAAGATTACATTCATTAAATGAATATATTATTAATTGTCAAGAGGAAGCTTTAGAATTAATTTATAGTTTGAATGGTTTTTTAATTTTAGGAGGTGTACAGGAAGTTTGTTCAGGTAAATCATTAGCATCCAAGCTTGAAAATTTACACTTTGATTTTGAATTAAACAACAAAATATTGTTGACGGGACATTTGATCAAAATTGCTGATAGTTTAAATTCTATAGTTCCTAAAGTGAAGCTCAAATTGCCGAATGCTTTAATAATACGGTCATTCTTGGAAAGAGAAAATTACTCTTCAATTAATTATACAGATTATGTAGGTTTATCTTTAGGAGAAGTTGAATCACTTGCCAAGAAAAATGCTTGTATTGATGATATTTTATCTTATAAAACAGCCAAACTTGCAGCTAAAGGATTAAGAATTACACCAGAACCTGATGTAAAGTCGATTGGTGGTTTGGATTTGTTGATGCGAGATCTTAACAAAATAAAAAAGTTGTTTTTACCCTCAGCAATGGATAGGGGGTTAAGACCACCGAAAGGATGCTTGCTTTGGGGGTTGCCTGGAACTGGTAAATCTTTAACAGCGAAAATGCTCAGTAAAATTCTTAAAGTTCCATTAATATCTTGTGATTGGAATGAACTTGTATCGTCAACTTTACAAGAATCTCTTCAAAATCTTGATTTAGTATTTCAACTTGTAGATAGTATTGGAGCTTGTATCATTTTTTTTGATGAATTTGAAAAAGCTTTTTTTGGCTGGAATAGCGAAGAATCTGGTGGTGTTATGGCAAAAATGGCAGGTTATTTACTTTCATGGATGCAGGATCATACTTCTCCCTCAATTATGATAGCGACCATTAATAGAATAGATATGTTACCTCCAGAACTAATTAGAAGATTTGAATACATTTGGTTCTTTGATCTTAATCTGCACAATGGTACAATGTGGGAGATTTTAAAAATTCATATAGATTATCATTTTCCTGGTTTTCATCCTTTATTTAGTGATGAGGATTGGTATAGAATATTTTCTCACTATAGATCTTGCTCCCCTTCTGAATTGTCTTTAGCAGTTCGTAGAACTCATGACGAAATATTTTATCTAAATCTTCATACTGAACTAACAGTGGAAATTTTAATTGAATATTTAATTAAAGAAAGAGCAAAATTTAAACCTGCTGTTAGCGATCGCATTATTAGTGATGCTTTGGCAAAAATTAGACGTAATGCCGATTATGCTAGACCAGTGCAAGGTGAAGATCGTTCTCGTTTTGCATCTCCACCTGTTCAATTATTCCAAAAGCAAATGAGTCAACTTCCAAAGGATTACACCCCAGCTATTTAA